TTCTAAAATTctagaaaaaaaggaaacaaataagGGCACAAACATGAATATCATAACATACACCTGTACAGGATTCAATATCATGTTTAATCTCCTCCGCAGAGCAGGTCCGTACTGACCTCCACTCTTGGTATTGATAAAAACCAGAAGAGGTCTTGCATCATTCGGCAAATTCACTACTTTGTAGTTCTTAACACAAACGGTAGCATTTACCACATTTCCCTGCACAAATCCATTTTGAGTGTCTTTTACGATTGGTaccctaccattcttcttcaagaactggTCATTAATCTCTCTATTGCATGGCTTATCAAGAGCAACAAGCCCATTAAGGACACAATTGAGAGATGTATCTGTCTGAGAAGCATCCTGTAGGTTACAATCATGAACCCCAAAATAAGCAGAACGGTTATTTCCATTTCGGCCCCGTTGACGCCTTCTGATTTTCCCACGAACTGATGAAGTTATAATATTTTCTGTGATAGAACTCAGCATTCCACTGGTAGTGGTAACATCATCAACTTCTTTTACAGAGAGTGGAGAAAGGATGAGCCTTCTGAGAGGACCCAAATCACATACACTACCAGATTCTTTTGACATTTTGGAATGACAAGTAACGTGTATAAGTCGCTGACACCACAGGCATTGCCATGTAGGAGAAGCATCAAGAAAAGGGATACATGCTTCATCACAGTAACAACAGAAAGCAGACATTTCAGTGCTGTCATCCGATTTGGTCCACCTTTCTGACCAATGGTGCAGCAGATGGGTTGAACCAGCCTGTGCTACACACTTGCAGTCCTTGGCTGCAAACTGCGAACAATAGAAATGAGCAGCTACACCGCAAACAGTGCAGCGATGTAAAGGAAAGTGAGACGCAGCCTTTGCACCACCACTTTGTAGGCACACCAGAGAAGTTAGACACACGCAACATGTTGATGGCTGGTCATCATAAGAAAAATCTTCTGTCCATGAATGCGGAGACAAAGGGACTCTTAACTTCTTCCAGACTTTCTTCTTTGCTCTTGCAGCAGCTTTAACCCACTTCAGTGATGTCTTCCTTTGCCAAGCAAGGATTGCATATATGATTGCCAGAAGTCCAAATGACCCTGTGACCAGCCAACCGAAAACAAAAGGACCATAATAATCTGATGTGGCTAGGATTCTCAGGAGAGGAATACCCAAATCTGCCATAACTAATGTACTGCTCCGGTCTTAATTTTCTGTTACAGCCAACTCGTTTGCAATATCAGGCATCAAATCtgcaaatataaaataaaaactgtCACATTATTTCCTTGGAATACTAAATGATAGGCACACTAAAAACAAGGGCAAATGGGCAAAGGAAGAGTAGACAACAAAAAGAAGTAACGAGAAACTGGTAGAataatgagacaaaaaaaaaatgaaaagtatAACCAGAATACACTATTCCTTTTTACATTTAAAAGGGGAGTAAAAACGAATGAAATTAGAAATGACGTCATCATATCCAGTCAAAATAAGAAAGTTCAATTCCATGGAATGGAGGAATTTCAATTTCATCAAATTAAATCTTACTAGAGGGAACTCCTGCAACTTTTATAAGGCTATAGAAGATTTAAACGGTTGAGGATTGCATCTCAGCTAAACAAgctgtaaaataaaattaaagaaaagaggaaTTTTTATACACCGCCACCAGAATCTTGGTTTCTCATCAGGAAGAACACAGAAACAGTGCAATCCGCCTAGAATATCTAATTTGAAAGGTAGGATATGCATGAAACTATTAAAAACTGTCAATATCTAAAAGTATTGCAAAAAATTATACTATTTCTTCCGTTGGCTGTCTGTGATGGCACAATGGAGGTTACACCTAGTTATCTCCCTCCACAGAAACTCACTATCATTATAAAGAATAGCTTTCTATACGTAGAGAtggagaaaggaaaaagaatagcCAATTTGACAAGCAGGAATTCCTAAGGCCAACACCTTTAATTTCAccaaatttgaagaaaagatcCACATACTAAATTCTCTTCCAAAATCTGATGCCACATCCGATCTCCAATACCAAACAAAGAAactaaataatttaaaaaaaaaattcctcaaaaaCATGCAGTCTAAGAAGAACACATAAATAACCAACAACAAGAATCATAAGCCCATCCAAAGcattaaaaacatgaatgaAGAACAGATTTCCCCATAATTCAGCTAAAAACACATCTAGATCCAAATCATCCAACAAAACTAGTTTAATCAAAGCCATTAAAGCCTCTATTAATTCAtcattatcaaaaaaacaaGATTAACGAtagaaaaatcaacaaaaagtcagaaaaaaataattgaaaaaggTGGACGAGGAATACAAGAGACGGTGAAAAGAAACCCTACCTTCGTTCTCGtctttgatttctctttctGTGGTTTCTGAATTCTCGAACtacacattctctctcttcgcCTCTGCAAATCACCGCCGGCATCTCTTCTTTCTTATAAAATTGGGTTAAGGGGAGGGTACAGGCACTTTTCGTGTTTAGCTCGAAAagtttaagaaaataaaataatgggaaaaaaagaaaaagaaaatactcataaaataaaataaataaataaaaataaggaaaccCGTCTCCCTAAGCTTACCAATTCctacaaagaagagaaaatgaaatagGAAAGAGTTTTCCGCAAGCCACGGAATCTTTCCTTTCATACGTTGGACTCGGAGGGTATTTTAGGTAGTTTATATGTTAGtacaaataaaaattggatttttttttttttgggaaaagataaaaagaattCGGTGTTAACCCCGtgtttggaatttttatccaaaaaaactCCGTGTTTGGAAAGCATGGAACTACCGACTTGTTTTGGGCGtaatgacaattttgccctttcaTTGACACTTTCCTATATTCGTGGAAAAAGTCAGAAGATTAAGACGAGAAAACTTTGACACGATGAACCCAAAGCTAGATTGTGATGAGAAAACTTTGACCTCGATGAATCCAAAGCCATTGAGCAGGTTGACCggcatgtgatggattagattTTCTTGTTGTACAtatgagagtgagagagagagagagaattgggtGATGCCCGGGACTTCGGGTCAAGCTAGGTCCTGATTGGAATGCACTATTGGGACaatggttcgtaatcttggatcggatcggattggtatcggccTAAATTGATCTCGATAATGATCGATCTTATCTAGTAGATCGTTACCTGGATCGGTCAACTTGGTCGGATCGTCAGAATCTCGGGGATCGGATTGATCAGTATCGGTCACTGCAATTCTAAAATGGGTTGTAATCTTAGGATTGGATCGGTCGATTCGCCCGAATTGGATCACTATCGGTCATGATTTTTCgatttacttttaatttttataaaattttaattttttctaattGATTTTGTCTGATACAATAACTGATCCAGCAAAACTgatttttggtctttttttttttatcgacaTAGATTGATTTGATCGATCTGGAATCTATATCGTCCCTAACCAATCTCAATATTACGAGCCATGATTGGGGCTCCATCTCCCTGGCCATGATCGGGTTACAATCAACCAAATATGATCCATTTTGAGTCTcattttgatgaaaaaaaagGGACATACATAGTGCACGAGACCTAGGGAgaatcataatgtacgcagacTTACCCCCGCTTTGTGGAGAGGTTGTTTCTCGATTTGAACCTGCGGCCACTGTCGCATTGGAGCAACGTACCTTACCATTATGCTGAGGCCCGCCCTACAATACATGAGGGAAAATGCCACTTTATCACTCACTTCAAGATACATTTTCTTGGACAATCCATAGAATTTTGCCATGCGAAGAATAATGTGATAATTTTGATTGCTAGGTAGATAGTGGATGGTCTGAATAGATCACTTGCTCAAATTCAACTATATATTCCTTCACGTATTGGCATACATCTCATTCCTATTGTATATGTCCATACGCACTTACGCTAACCCAATCAATTCTATGCACTCTTCCATAGTCTCAGATTTTTCATTTGTCTATTTTACCATTCGACAAATTCTTTCAGGTGTTTCAGGAGACCTAGAGTTCtatctgtccacaaaatttgatcTCCATTTGATGTGCCCTTTTGGGTCTTAATTGACATAGACCTAAGAACTCTAATAGAACGAGGATGATGCATCAGCATAGTCGGGATAGCTCAAATGGTAGAACAAAAGACTGAAAATCCTCATGTCACCAGTTCAAATCCGGTTCATGgcacatggttaatttctaGAATTAGAATAGATACTAATACAAATTCATTGATATGAATCGACTAGATAACCTTATtgagttgggttttttttttttttttgggtaaatgggAAATTTATTGAGGAGGGGGTTGAGTACAACCAGTCACTTCAGAGTCACAAAGCTCTTGAAGCCACCTAATGGAGTTTGGCCAATCTGTCAAGTACTCAAGAGACAGGGCCTTCCTGGCTAGGGCATCCGAAACATTATTCGTAGgaaatggaaacaaaagaagatttcAGCCTAACAACATCAGTAACTAGGCCTTCCACTTCCCAATCCGGCGATTTCTTCTCCTCAATGAACAAAATAGCATCCTTGCAATCCGATTGCACTAGAAGGTTATCAACACCCAAATCTAGAGCAAGCTTGAGGGCATGGCGAATGGCCAACAGTTCCCCCTGAATAACCGAACCAAGAATATGGGGGATGGAACGAGCCTTGAGGCACCTCCCAATGTGATCTCGGAAAATAATACCCAACCCCCCTTTATCATAATCCTTGATAAGAGCTGCATCACAGTTAACCACAATCTGACCAACCGGAGGGGGGTGCCACTGAGAATAATTACGAGAGATCCCAATCTCACCATCCTGAGGGCAAACGACAGGACCATTAACTGCACCTGAAAACTCCAAGTAGGCCTTCTCCGCAAGCTGCAGAACTTCAGAAGGAGTCCGAATAATTCCTTTAAGAGATAACACATTCCTCGCACGCCAGAGATACCAGCAAATGAACGCAGCCTTAGAGAGAGCTTCACGAGCAAGCCTCTTGTCCTGTCTAAACCACACCTCCCAACTGCGAATCCAGTCAATCAAAGAAGGGTTATCCGGAGGAGAAAATTGAAGAGAACTACCAAACCACACACAACGGGCAAAGGAGCAACCCAAGAGAATATGATCGCCCGTCTCCTGATGGACTCCACATCTAACACAGATAGGGTCAATATTAACATTCCTATGACTTAAACCCACACCAGAGGCAATAGCTTCATTGCAAACACGCCAGAGAAAGGCCTTAATCTTTGGAAGCGTCTGAATGGACCAAACACGATTCCAAACAGCATTAGGAATACTCTCCCAAGGCCTAGATCTCGACGAAGACGCCCTAGTCGATTGACCTTCCTCTTCCAACTTTGAAAGCAGCTTATAAGCCAATTTGACTGAGAAGAGACCATCTTTAGTAACCCCCCATCTTCTCTTGTCTTCACCTTGAAAAAGTCTTaaggaaattttcagaattgcATCCCTATCCACTGGCTGAAAAATAGATTGGATAAGATCCACATTCCAACACCTGTTTGCCTGATCAATAAGATCAGCCACCATTACCTCTCTACACCCATCTGGCCTAGGACCTTGGAGCTTGAAAtgaggaagagaagggacccATTTATCTTCccaaatttttatatttgatcCATCACCTACACTCCAAATGAGCCCTTCAAGAAGAACCTCACGACCCACTAACAGGTTTCTTCACCCCCAGGAAGGACGATTACCAATCTTAGCCTCTAAGAAATCACAGTTGGGGAAATAAATAGACTTCAAAAATTTTGCCCAGTGCGAATCCGGGGAAGACCAAAGACGCCAGGCAGCCTTGGCAAGAAGAGCTCGATTTTGAAGCTTCGAGTTCTTAAACCCCAGACCCCCTATAGCTTTGGGTCTACACAAACGCTGCCAGGACATCCAATGAATTTTATGACTATCATCTGCATCACCCCAGTAGAACCTAGCAGAAGCTTTCCTTACCGAATCATGAAAAGAGGAGGGAAGCTTGAAATGAGAACTCGCATAGTTAGCCATAGGAGCCACCGCAACTTTTATAAGGACCTCCTTCCCTGCATGAGACAATAACTTTTCCTTCCACCCTTGAAGTTTATTAAGGGTTCTCTCTTTGATATCATTAAAAATATCTTTCTTAGACACACCAAAATGGGTAGGTAAACCCAAATACTTCGAGGGGCCATCACCATGCTTAACCTTTAGAATCCTAGAGAACCACCTCATGATTCTCTCATGAGTGTTAGGACTAAAGGTAAGGCTAGACTTATGGAGATTTATAGCCTGCCCTGTAGCACTACAATAGAGATCCAGACAATCCTTCAAAGCATTAACCTCCTCCAGATCAACTCTTGCAAAAAGCAAGCAATCATCTACAAACATCAAGTGTGTAATAGGCTCACCCCTGTGCCGAACTCTAACCCCTTTTAGCTCACCATCCAACTCCGCCCTCCTAATAACTGCAGTAAGAGCCTGAGAACACAATATAAAAATGGCAGGTGAAATAGGATCCCCCTGCCGGATTCCTCTGGAGGGGGTAATATTGCCTTTAACACAACCATTCACCAAAAGATTATACGAGACCGAAGTAATGCAAGCCATAACCAACTGGACCCAAGTATCTCTGAAGCCAAGTTTAAGAAGGATACCTTCAATAAAACTCCATTCAAGCCTATCATACACCTTGCGCATATCCAACTTTAGAGCCAAAAACTtttgctttcctttcttctGCTTTTTGATGTAGTGGAATAATTCATGGGCTACCATGACATTATCAGAAATAAGCCTATTTGGAATAAAGGCTGACTGCGAAGGTGAGATAATCTGATCCAAAGCCCCACCCAGGCGACAAGCAATAAGCTTTGTAACAATCTTGAAGGCAATGTTACACAAGCTAATGGGCCTGAACTGATCAGCACTCTCAGGGGCATTAACTTTTGGGATAAGACAAATAAAAGTCTTGTTCAACTCTTTTGGAATACGGCTtgtattgaaaatttctttcaCAAGACCCACCAAATCATCTTTTACCACTCCCCAGTACTTTTGGAAGAAAGTAGGAAGAAAGTAGGGGGGAAGCCATCCGGACCAGGGGATTTCAGGGGGGCCATGCCAAAAAGAGCATCCTTAACCTCCTTCTCACAGGGCATAGAGCACAAGACATCATTCAACTCATCAGGGACCACATATTGCACCGCATCCAAGACCGAAAGCAAGGCATTATTATTAATAGGTTCAGAGGAGTACAGATCTTGAAAATGGTTACAAAGAATATTAGAGACCTCATAAGGTGAAGAAGACCACTCCCCAGTGGGGTATTTCAATTTCAAGATTTTGTTACGATGTCTCCTTCTTAGAGTGGTTACATGAAAAAAAGTAGTATTTTTGTCCCCACCTTTCAGCCACTCTACTCTAGACTTCTGCCTCCAcatttcctcctccttttgCAACTCAATATCAAGCAGCCTTTGAAGCTCATTCTCCTTATCttgagaatagagagaaattgGCAGACCTTGCACATGAGATAACTCGGCTTTGAGGGCTTTAATATTCTCAAAAAATTTTCCAAAGCATTCAGCATTCCACTTCTTAAACACCCCGCGGGTATGAGCAATCTTAGAAAGCACCTGCTTCGAAGCTGGTCCGAAAATAGGAATGGACCAGGCCTTAGAAGCCACATCTTTACACCCCTCATGAAGCATCCACATCGACTCAAACCTGAACGGTCTTCTCCCTTGGACTTTACCACCTTCAGAATCAATAATAATAGGACTATGGTCAGAGCAAACAGCCATTCTAATGAAAACCGAGGCATTTTCAAACTCCTGTCTCCAAGCCGAATTACACAAGGCTCGATCAAGACGAATCTTGATATTGGCAGCCCCCTGTCTTTTATTATTCCAGGTAAAATAGGGACCATTAAAACCCAGATCAAGGAAACCACATCTCTGCATAAAATCTCTAAACACTTCCCCATCATGATTAGCCTTCTTAGAACCTCCCTCCTTCTCGTGCCAAGAAAGATACGAGTTGAAATCCCCAAAACACAACCACCTACTGCCATGGTGATTAAGAGTAGAAATTCTATTCCACACCAAATTTCGTCTATGCTTGATCGGGTCTCCATAAGTACAGGTAAGATAAAAAGAAGGAATACCAATGAAACTAACCTTAGCATCAAAGAAGTTTGTCTCAGCAACCAGAATAGATAAAGTAACGTTGCCCTTCCATAATAGAGCTAATCCACCCGAGGTTCCCATAGGGTCTACAATTACAAATTTATgaaaatttcctcttctttttatcttctcgATAGTGGCTAGCTTGCTCTTAGTCTCCATTAGGAAGAGAATATCTGGACATTCAACCTTGAGGAGATTAACAAGGGAGCGAACTGTCAAGGGTCTCCCCAGCCCTTGACAGTTCCACCCCATGAGCTTCATCGTCTCCCGTGGAGCTGGCCCTCTCTAGCCTCCACGGGGGTAGATGATAAAAAATGGCCATCACTTACATACTCTGACTGAACTGAATCCTCAGCACTGCTTCTCAATCTCTTTGAAGGTTGCTGACGCCCATCAGTAATAGGAGCATCCGTGCTCAACTCAATAGGTTGGGTCGGGTCTGAGAACTGGCTATGGTCTGGAACAAGGTGCATAGGCTCAGAAGGGGGATCCGTTGAAGTTGAGGCCTGAGAAGGAGGGATTTGATTAGAGAGAGAGCATCCCGAGAGATGGGGAAGGAGAGCAGATAAGGCAAGTGTCATTTCTGGAGTATTAGGAAGTTGAGAAAATATGGAAAGAAGGTGGTGATTAGGGGAATCGGAAACGTTCATGTTTGAGGGGTTTAAAATATTCAAAGGAGGGATATTTAAAATAGGTTGGAAGGTGGGGTCTACCCTCAAAGTGGAAGGTTGGATAACGTTAGGGGATTGCATGTTTGAAGGGATGGAGAGAAAGGTGCTATAAGAGGAAGGAGGGGACTGGATACGGCTAAGATCACGCCGAGAACTGGGGGATTGAGATTGAAGATGATTCACAGAAGCCTCATTAGCAGGAAATCCAGCAAAGTTTCTATAAATAGAATCAGCTGCCGGAGAAGGAGATCCCTGCTGGAGGGGCTGGCCTTGCGACGGAGCCGAGACATTCACCTTTGAGAAGATAACCACTGCACTCTCGATCAGTCGATTATCAGGACTGGGGCAGCGAAGATGGGGAGGAAAACGCCTCTTGGTAAAATCTGGACATGAAAAAAGATGGCCACATTGATGCCAAAGTTTATGATTGGCCTCATCATCAAAAGCAGCACGACATCTTTGATCATCATGGCCTAACTTGCCACAGTAGTAACAGAAAAGAGGAAGACGTTCATATCTCAGCTCAACCATCTGTTCAATACCactccttctcttgatcttAAGAGACCTCTTGAGAGGTTTACTAATGTCAACACGAATGCGAGCCCGAAAAAATGAAAGTTTCTGTCCCCCTCTGAAACCattaatatataaaattttaGAAACTTCACCCATCTTAGTGACCAACTTCACAACTAGGCTGTTGTCATGTAACTCCACTGGGAGATCGTGGATCTGAACCCACATCTCAGTGAAGGAGAACTCCCAGTCTTTAGAAGCCTTCCATCTTTCCAACACAATTAAGTTGCCTGCCACCGACCAAGGGGTCTTGTTGAGAACATTTGCAAGGTCCATAGCGTGATCAAACTTGAAGAGATACGTATCAGATCGCAAGGGAGAAACAAGGACTGGGGAAGAGGTGTTCCAGGCATTGACTAAAGCTTCCGTAACAGACTGCTTACCATAACGTCTACCTGCTAAGATAAACCCAGCAAGGGTAAGAGATTCGCTGTGTTTTATTAAATCTTCAAACTCATCATCGACAGTGAAGGTATCCTCTTCATCAACATTCTCGTCATCCACGGGGAGGGTATCCAGATCCACCGATAATGGTGGAAGAGGTAAGGGAGGAGAACCCATAACAGGGCCAGTCGCGAGCACACGTTCAGCTACAAAAAGAACGATAGCCACTCCGGGAAGGAGGAAAGATCACTCCAAGAAGGAGGAGACTCTAAGTAAATTTTGGGTTCTTGGGAAAATTGTCTTGCATATTTTTCAAGTACATTGAGTTGGGTTGACCAAACTTAATTATATTTCCTAATTAAATGAGAGATCCGGTGGTCAAGCAATTCTGACTATATAATTTAGTTCAGCTTCGACAATAAGGAGACATCATATGATTAAGTCCTTACCCACATATCCTATGTGGAAGGGACTGGATCAAATTGAGTTGATGCTAACTCATTATGTTAGAGGTGAATCAATGCTCACAAGAAAGAACGCTGGGTAAGGCCTAATGTGTCAAATATAAGCTTCTACACTTGAAGTTGGTTGTTACTTTTGTTACTATCTATACTTCATTGTCACGAACTACCTGATTCAGGTATAATTAATCTAATTTATTCGAGTAGACTTGATCCAAAGTCCaaatccctctctctttttaacCCTTTGGTTGGGGGAGGAGCAGGGTAATTGTGTCTAACTATGAAGCATTTTTTTATAAACGGATTGGGCCTTGGGTCATTTAAACCCCACAATTAGCCATCCAAACAGTTCAATAGTCCAACCCAATAAACATTTTGGCCAATTAAAGGTCAAACAAGCGAATTATGTTTCATATCATCTGTTAGAGTAACTTGACTAATAAATGagggtattttttttaatgaaaaccaACATTATAGCGGaatgaaaataagaaattttgagaaaatcggCATTATAAGACATGCCATAGATTTTGAaattgtatatatatgtttattATATCACACAAAACACATGCATAATTCTGACCTAAAAACAAGCCTTAAATTAGGACACAAGAACTAATCCTGACACTAATTTTATAATAAATGTCTACATTATATTCAACAGTACAgataattgattaaaaaaaaaaaaaatggtagagaaagaaagaaacattttTTGGGGCTAAAAAGGGCTTATCGGGTCGATTCTAGAGAATTCTAGCACTTCCGCGGTGATCAGGGTGAAATGTTGACCTTCCAAGGTATTTCGGGGATTTtacaattttgggttttttgggggaatTTCCATTCTTACTAAGATTTTCCAAGATTCCCCCTAGATTTCAGAGATTCTTTAGGAGTTTGGGGCACCAAGGGACTATCAATTAGAGCCTTTAGATTTTTGGGGTGTTGTGAATTTAtgtttgaagaaggaagaggaggtcATAAGTATAGGAACCAAGGGACCAGAAGCAAAATTGGAAGGAAAAACCAGGCAGCTCCACCTTGTGGAGGTCTGGTGACTCCATGGGAagctgccatgtggcagcctcctAAGGTGTGGGGCCTAGTAAAACACAAAGAGTGTGGTTGGAGTGAAAATTAAAGACCAAAGCAAAAGACACAATAAACAAGTTTTGATCGACTATGGCCCCTGTTGCAGGGTCATAGATACGTTCTGATGACAATCCAGTTGGAAGAGAAAGACATTCCCTCCTACCACTCCTACTTCCAACTCTCATCGAAGACCCCAAGCAATTAAGGAGACATGTTTCACCACAAAGAGCTTTCTTAATTACAAGATCAAGATCCCAACGCATAGAACCATCATCAAATTCAGGTTTGGTGATGCATGGTCAGATCGAGACCCTCAGCCATGTCCATGGGGCTTGGATATGGCCAATATTCTGTAGAATCTTCTTTAGACCCTGAAGCCATACACAAACTGAAACAAACTAAACAAACAACATTAAGTATTAGCCACacaaagcaaaggaagaaaccaaaaaccctaactatAGACCCGAAAAGAGAAAGCCAAACCTTAAAAACTAACCATGTAAAGGCAAGGAACTCTAAATCCTAGCCATGAAAAAAACCTTTACACCCCTCAAAACCCTTGTTGAAATGATAGAAAAATTTGACAAGCTAGAAATAGGAAAAGTTGAAGAGACAAcgtaaaaacccaaaaaaacccttAGTACGACCAACAAATAACTAGAGCAAACATTGCAAGAAGccgaaaaaaaagaaaatagaatcaGCAATAATAAACCATaaagaaaccctaaactaaacaaatcaagataaaatcaaaatacaACAAGAGGGCGCCAGGCAACACAACATAGGGAAGCctcaaagaacaaaaagattGGATCCAGAAACTGAAAACAAGCGATCAAACAAATCAACAAACAATTAATGGAATCATGAAACTTGAAGTGAAGACAAAGAAAACTagaaaaataaaccctaaatctaaagtagtaaatgaaaagaaataaattaaaattcaaaccCTAACAAAATCATAGACCTCGCTCCCCATTAAAGGTactctgattttattttttgggtagaaccgTTCTTTCTTTGATTGTGTGGACTAAAGATGATCTTTCTCAAGAGGTCTAATCATCGCCTCTTCTtatttctctatctctctttgccTTTGTCTTTAGAAAACTCTTTCCGTTACTCTATTTATTTTGTCTCCCTGAGGTTTGAATCcaattttgagaaaaaaaaaaagaaaccgaTACCTCATAACAgggaagaaagggagagaaaaaaaaaaaaaaaaacagcatagaggaagaaaggaagtgTCTGGGCTCAAAGCGCTTCATTCCCTCAGTTTAAGCCTGAGGAGATTACATGTATCATGAATGATTTTGCTGAACGAAGCTTCCTTACTCCTACTCGCTTATTCGTTGCGGGAacaaaatatatgg
The nucleotide sequence above comes from Telopea speciosissima isolate NSW1024214 ecotype Mountain lineage chromosome 3, Tspe_v1, whole genome shotgun sequence. Encoded proteins:
- the LOC122656574 gene encoding diacylglycerol kinase 2; this translates as MADLGIPLLRILATSDYYGPFVFGWLVTGSFGLLAIIYAILAWQRKTSLKWVKAAARAKKKVWKKLRVPLSPHSWTEDFSYDDQPSTCCVCLTSLVCLQSGGAKAASHFPLHRCTVCGVAAHFYCSQFAAKDCKCVAQAGSTHLLHHWSERWTKSDDSTEMSAFCCYCDEACIPFLDASPTWQCLWCQRLIHVTCHSKMSKESGSVCDLGPLRRLILSPLSVKEVDDVTTTSGMLSSITENIITSSVRGKIRRRQRGRNGNNRSAYFGVHDCNLQDASQTDTSLNCVLNGLVALDKPCNREINDQFLKKNGRVPIVKDTQNGFVQGNVVNATVCVKNYKVVNLPNDARPLLVFINTKSGGQYGPALRRRLNMILNPVQIFELSSSQGPETGLKLFSSVQYFRVLVCGGDGTVAWVLDAIEKHNFESPPPVAILPLGTGNDLSRVLQWGGGLSSVEGKGGLDTLLHDINHAAVTMLDRWNVNIKEQNPDHNPRKLQSKFMMNYLGIGCDAKVAYEFHLTREENPDKFRSQFVNKLRYAREGARDIMDRACADLPWQVCLEVDGKDIWIPRDSEGIIVLNIGSYMGGVELWQNDYEHDDDFNLQSMHDKVLEVVSISGAWHLGKLQVGLSQARRLAQGKVIRIHTSSPFPIQIDGEPFMQQPGCLEITHHGQTFMLRRASDEPTGHAAAIMTEVLVNAECNGVINASQKKLLLQQMALNLS